Proteins found in one Herbiconiux sp. A18JL235 genomic segment:
- a CDS encoding MoaD/ThiS family protein: protein MSVTFTYFAAAKAALGRPSEQLDAAGRTIASVLDELAAGTADAATTATVLGRCSFLHNTRATKELSTVLADGDTVDVLPPFAGG from the coding sequence ATGAGCGTCACCTTCACCTACTTCGCGGCGGCCAAAGCGGCCCTCGGTCGGCCCTCGGAGCAGCTCGACGCCGCCGGACGCACGATCGCGTCGGTGCTCGACGAGCTCGCCGCGGGGACTGCCGACGCCGCCACGACGGCGACCGTGCTGGGGCGGTGCAGCTTCCTGCACAACACGCGGGCGACGAAGGAACTCTCGACGGTGCTCGCCGACGGCGACACGGTCGACGTGCTGCCGCCGTTCGCCGGGGGGTGA
- a CDS encoding ThiF family adenylyltransferase, translated as MPRQALVSPAAELTRAELVRYARQISLTHIGLEGQRRLKNSRVVVLGAGGLGSPVLQYLAAAGVGTLGIVDHDTVEVSNLQRQTIHPDAAVGSRKTASAAAAVRALNPLVEVIEHDVEITPDTVLELVSEYDVVVDGTDNFEVQYVIDAACALVGTPMVWGSVLRFDGQATVFWATAEGDGARTLDDLYPEQGSDPAESCAVAGVLGPVCAAVGAVLATETLKLLGGWGEVLLGRLLVHDALDASWREVPFGKSAIRPGTRGATRGAANIGEPYDAKVQGVGASSPATRLFERQAATTATTASASATAPGAETSRPAAPASVSPASVSPTELKEMLDARDRGDADFVLVDVRESYEHELVAIEGAHLVPLGNVLSDAAREVLPPQEKVVLYCHHDTRSAHAAQLLQQNGWDDVVFVRGGIDAWVREIEPGKPRY; from the coding sequence ATGCCCCGCCAAGCCCTCGTCTCCCCGGCAGCCGAGCTCACACGAGCCGAGCTCGTCCGCTACGCGCGCCAGATCTCGCTGACCCACATCGGCCTGGAGGGGCAGCGACGGCTGAAGAACTCACGCGTCGTCGTGCTCGGCGCGGGCGGCCTCGGATCACCGGTGCTGCAGTACCTCGCCGCCGCCGGCGTCGGCACGCTGGGCATCGTGGATCACGACACCGTCGAGGTCTCGAATCTGCAGCGCCAGACCATCCACCCGGATGCGGCGGTCGGCTCCCGCAAGACCGCGTCGGCCGCAGCGGCGGTGCGCGCCCTCAACCCCCTCGTCGAGGTGATCGAGCATGATGTCGAGATCACGCCCGACACCGTGCTCGAACTGGTCTCGGAGTACGACGTGGTGGTCGACGGCACCGACAACTTCGAGGTGCAGTACGTGATCGACGCCGCCTGCGCCCTCGTCGGCACACCCATGGTGTGGGGTTCGGTGCTGCGTTTCGACGGGCAGGCCACGGTCTTCTGGGCCACGGCGGAGGGCGACGGTGCCCGCACACTCGACGACCTCTACCCCGAGCAGGGTTCCGATCCCGCCGAGAGCTGCGCCGTCGCCGGCGTGCTGGGTCCGGTGTGCGCCGCTGTCGGTGCCGTGCTGGCGACCGAGACGTTGAAGCTGCTCGGCGGCTGGGGCGAGGTGCTGCTCGGGCGGCTGCTCGTTCACGACGCGCTCGACGCGAGCTGGCGCGAGGTGCCGTTCGGGAAGTCGGCGATCCGCCCTGGCACGAGGGGAGCGACCCGCGGCGCCGCGAACATCGGCGAGCCGTACGACGCAAAGGTGCAGGGGGTCGGCGCCTCCAGCCCCGCCACCCGCCTGTTCGAGCGGCAGGCGGCCACCACGGCCACCACGGCCTCGGCGAGCGCCACAGCCCCAGGAGCCGAGACCTCGCGCCCGGCCGCCCCCGCATCCGTCTCCCCCGCATCCGTCTCCCCCACCGAGCTCAAGGAGATGCTCGACGCCCGTGACCGCGGCGACGCCGACTTCGTGCTGGTCGACGTGCGCGAGAGCTACGAGCACGAGCTGGTCGCCATCGAGGGCGCGCACCTCGTTCCGCTCGGCAACGTGCTGAGCGACGCGGCCCGCGAGGTGCTTCCGCCGCAGGAGAAGGTCGTGCTCTACTGCCACCACGACACGCGTTCGGCTCACGCCGCGCAGCTGCTGCAGCAGAACGGCTGGGACGACGTCGTGTTCGTCCGTGGCGGCATCGACGCCTGGGTGCGCGAGATCGAACCAGGCAAGCCCCGCTACTGA